TTCGTGCGTGCGTCGCGCCGACCGGCGCCTTATAGTTCACGCCAAATACTTATAAGGAGGATACCCATGGCCGTGACCGACGCCCCTGGCGACGAGCAGACCTTCACCTACAGTCACGAGAGCACGACCAGCTTCAAGACCGGGCTGCGCCCCTATGCCTCGTATCGTGACCTCGGCATGGCCAAGGGCACCAACGGGCGCGCCACGGCCCACGTCATCCGCTTCCACCCGCCCTGCACCGACGACGTGCGCATCTGGCACACGCACGACATCGAGTTTCAGATGGTCTACGTGCTGAAAGGCTGGGTCGTCGCCGAGATGGAAGGCCACGCCCCCGAGAAGATGACCGTCGGATCGGCCTGGATGCAGCCGCCGAACATCCGTCACCGCCTGGTCGACTACTCCGACGATTGCGAGCTGCTCGAGGTGGTGCTGCCGGCCGATTTCGACACCGAGCTCGCCTGATCACATGAAAAGGCCCGGCGATCCGCCTGGGATCGCCGGGCCTTTGCGGCGCGTGTGACACTCCGCGCGGGGCGTCAGAAGGTGGTTTCGACCACGTCGCCCTTGGCGGCTTCGTCGGCATTGCGGCCGAGGAGGGCGGCGGTCATGTAGTGCAGGAACTCGCCCGTGCCGGCTTTCCAGATCTGCGCCTTGCCGAGGTCGAAGCGCAGCAGCGTCAGGTCGGGGTCGTCCTTGCCCTTCTCGAACCAGGCGGACACCACCGGCGACCAGAACTTCTCGATCACCGCGCGGTCGTTGTCGATGGCGAGGGTGCCGTGGATGCAGGCGAAGAGGTCGTGTCCCTTAGCCGAAAAGTTCAAGACGCCCGCATGCGTCGCCGTCAGCGCCTTGACCAGACGGTTCTGCCGGTTGGTGTAGAAATAGACGCGGTCGGGCAGGTCGTCGTCGAACTGCGCCGTCATCGGCTGCGTGTGCGCCTCGTCGACGCCCGCGAGGCCCAGCATGACGAACGGGCTGTCGTCCAGCGTGTCCCAGAATTTGTCTTTCAGGTCCTGTGCGTCGCTCATTGTCGTCTCTCCTGCTTGGGTGGAGAAACGCGGGCACGGCAGCGAGAGTTGCGTGGCTGCAATTTCGTCGCAGGGGGAGGGGCCTTACGCCCGCCGGCGCTAGAAGTTGTTGTTGAGCAGCGCCGCGATCAGCACCAGGCCGATGATCACCGCGATCCAACGCCCGATGCCGCCTTCCGAGTTGGTCGTCTCCACCGGCCGGTTGCGCCGCGGCAGGCCGGCGAACCCGTCGGTCTCCAGCGCCGCAGCGGTGGGGCCGCTGTGCGTCTCCATGCTGGTCGAGGGGGTGGAGAGGTGCTCGTACCCCGCCGGCGCCGACGGTTGCGGGGCCAGCACGTAGCCGCCCGTGGCATCGGTCGAGGCGTAGGTGGGCGTCACGGTCTTCACCGCGTCGGCGAGGTGCTCGGGCGGTGCGACGGGCTCCGGATCGGCCGGGATCTCGTCTTTCCGCGGCACGCTCTCGCCGTCCAGGATCATCTGCAGGCGCGAGAAGAACTCGCCCGTCAGCGTGCGCGCGGTGGTCTCCAGGCGCAGCACCTCGACGTTGCCGAGCTGGCCATCCAGCTCGACCGAGATGTGGTAGGCGAGGTTGGTGGTGTCCGCGTCGATCGCCGCCAGCGCGACATGGGCGCTGCCGAGCGCGATGCCGTTGGCGCTGTCGGCCCGGCCGCGCAGCGAGTAGCCGGACGGGCGGTCCTGGTTGTAGAGTTCCACCACACCGTGGAAGGTCGGGCGGAAGGCGCCGATCTTCAGCGTCGCGGACAGGTCGTACTTGTCGTCCTCGACCTTATTGAGGCTCTGGATCCCGGGCAGGGCCTGACGCAGCACGACCGGATCGTGCAAGGCGTCGTACACGCGCTCCTGCGACGCGCTGATGACCTTTTCTCCAGAGAATTCCACAGCCAAACCCCAGTCGACACTCTCGTGCCCAATAGGTAGAGATTGGCCACCATGGCGTCAAAATCTGCAAGTCCCGTCCCGGCCCCCTGTCCGATTTGTTTGGGCACGTCGTTAACGCTGGGCCCCAACGGCCGCCTCTCGCCCAACGGGATGCCGCCGCGGTGCGCCTCGTGCGGCGCGCTGGAGCGTCACCGCGCCTTCCGCACCGTGTTCGACGCTGTCGCCCCGGTGCTGCGCGGCCTCGGCGTGCTCCAGTTCAGTCCCGACCCCTGCGCCCCGCGCGAGCCGTTCGCCACGTTCGAGGTGTCCGAGTACGACGGGCCGAACCACCTCGACATGGCCGCCATCGACCGACCGGACGCGGCCTACGACCTCGTCATCGCCAACCACGTCCTCGAGCATGTCGAGGACGACATCGCGGCGCTGACCGAGATGGCGCGGGTGGCGGGGCCGGAGGGGCTGGTCTTCCTCTCGGTGCCGGACCTCCTGCGGGTGCGCCGCACCAAGGAATACGGCTACCCGAGGGCCGACAAATACGGCCACTGGCGCCTCTACGGGCCCGACATCGTGGAGCGCTGGCGCCGCGCGGTGCCGGACTGGCAGGGCCTGGGCGTCGTCGCCCACGACCCGGTCACCGCCGAGCCGGACCGCGCGACGATCCTCTCGCGCGCCCCGGCCAGGCTCGTCCCGCTGCGCAGCGCCCTGCAGGCCGCCGGCCTCGACGTGTTCGACGCCTTCGCCGAGACGCCGGCGCTCTGAGGCCGTTTCCGGCGCGTCAGGTGTTGGGCGCGGCGGGGGTGAACTTCGGGATCGCCATCGTCGAAGCGGCTCCGCTCTCGATTGCGGGCCACTTTTCCTCGGAAACGGCGAGGTTGCCGGGCACGTCCTCCTCCCAGAACGACACCACGTTGGGCGTGATGTTGAGGTAGAGCTTGCCGTCCACGATCCGCCACAGGTTGGGGTTGCCGGGCACCTTGCCGCCCTTGGTGACGCCGTAGGCGCAGTGCCCGTCATATTGCGGCGCATACTTTTGCGGATCGGCCTCGAAGCGGGCGAGGTTCTGCGCGTCGGCGAAGGCGAAGGTGGCGCCGTTGTAGGTGGCGGTGAACTCGGACGATCCGGGCACCGCGGGCGGCTGCTCGCCACCGACGGGCGCCTGCTCCAGCTCGAAGTAGGCGACGACGTCGTATCCGGAGTTGGCGTAGCCGGTGCTGTTCACATATTGCTCGCCGGCCATAGCCGGGACCGTTGCGACCGCCACCAGGGCCGCCAGCGCGAAACGCTTCATCGGTGTCTCCTCGCGTTGATGTCATCGCCGGGCGCGGTTTCGTTGTTGTGTGACGCGCCGGCATCTCCGAGATAGTTGTGCGAAAATCGGATCGGGCGTTCCTCGCGCGAATCCAACGAACATTTGAAAACCGCGTGCGTTAGTGTTTGTCGTCGCCGACGAGGCTGCGGCGAACCGAGCGCGGCGCGACACGACAGACGGATGAGGACAGCATGCTTCGCACATTGACCGATTGGCTGGGGCGCCTGACCGAGGCGGGGCAGCCGGAGGAGGGCTTTTCCGTCGCCGACCCGCGCCTGTCGGTCGCGGCGATCCTCGTGCATATCATCGCCGTCGACGGGATCGTCACCGAGGAGGAGAAGGCCGGCCTCAACACCGTCCTGCGCGAGCATTACGGCCTGTCCGAGGCCGAGACGAAGGACCTCATCGCCGAGGCCGAGCGGCGCGACGACGAGGCGGTGGACCTCTACAGCTTCACCTCGATCCTCAAGCGCGAGCTGGACGAGGAGGGCCGGCGCCAGGTGGTGCTGATGATGTGGGAGATGGTCTATGCGGACGGCGTCGTCTCCGAGTTCGAGGACAACATCGTCTGGCGCGTGGCCGAATTGATCGGCGTGTCGTCTCGCGACCGGGTCACGCTGCGCAAGGAGATCGAGGAGCGGCAGGCGAAAGGCCAGTAGCGCCCGCGGTTTAGGTCTGGTAGCATCGAGTCATGGCGTCTGAACACTCGCAAGACACTGCGTCCGCCCCGGACATCGAGCCGAACGAAGACACCGGGTCGAATGAAGACACCGCGCCGAGCGAGAGTTCGTCGCCGGCCAGAAAGCCCGTCCTCACCATCCTGCACCAGGCCCAGTCGACCCCCGGCCGGGTGGGCCAGGCCCTGGTGGCACGCGGCTACACGCTCGACATCCGGCGCCCCGCCCTGGGCGACACCCTGCCGGAGACGACCGTGGGCCACGACGGCGTGGTCATCTTTGGCGGGCCGATGAGCGCGAACGACACCGACGCGTTCATCAAGAAAGAGATCGACTTCATCAACGTGCCGCTGCGCGAAGGGACCCCGTTCCTGGGCATCTGCCTGGGCGGGCAGATGCTCGCCAAGACCATCGGCGGCAGCGTCGCCCCCCACCCCGAGGGGCAGGTCGAGATCGGCTATTACGACATCGCCCCCACCGCGTCCGGCGAGGCGCTGATGGAGTGGCCGCGCAAGGTCTACCAGTGGCACCGCGAGGGGTTCCGCACGCCGGCGGGGACCGATCTCCTCGCCTCCGGCGACCACTACGAGGAGCAGGCCTTCCGCGTCGGCACCACGGCCTACGGCATCCAGTTCCACCCGGAGCTGACGCTGGCGATGATGCACCGTTGGACGACACGGGCGCACGAGCGGATGAAGCTCCCCGGCGCGCGCCAGCGGCGGGACCACTTCGCCGGCCGTGCGGTCTATGACGGCCCGGTCCGCGCATGGCTGCAGAACTTCCTCGACCTGTGGCTCGCCTGCGGCCGGCCCTCGACGCGCCACCTCGACGAGACGAAGACCCCGTCCGACGCGGTCCCCGGCCTCGACACCCGCCCACGCGCCGTCGCCTGATCGCGGTTTCGCGGAGGGTTTCGGCGGGGTCAAGCCCTCGCCCGCAGCCACGCGCAGCGCAGCGAGCATGGCGAGGACGGGGGCTTGACGCCGTCGGAGCCCTCCTCAGGCTCGCAGCAGTCGTTCATGCCAGCTGGCGTCTTCAGCCAGCTGATATGAACGGCTGGCCGTCCCCGAGACGGGGGGAGCGCGAGGGGGGAACTCCCCTCGCTCGGCCTTTCCACCCGGCACCACGTCAGCTCCGGCGGATCGGCGCCGTGCGCAAATGAAAACGGCGGCCC
This portion of the Acuticoccus sp. I52.16.1 genome encodes:
- a CDS encoding glutamine amidotransferase produces the protein MASEHSQDTASAPDIEPNEDTGSNEDTAPSESSSPARKPVLTILHQAQSTPGRVGQALVARGYTLDIRRPALGDTLPETTVGHDGVVIFGGPMSANDTDAFIKKEIDFINVPLREGTPFLGICLGGQMLAKTIGGSVAPHPEGQVEIGYYDIAPTASGEALMEWPRKVYQWHREGFRTPAGTDLLASGDHYEEQAFRVGTTAYGIQFHPELTLAMMHRWTTRAHERMKLPGARQRRDHFAGRAVYDGPVRAWLQNFLDLWLACGRPSTRHLDETKTPSDAVPGLDTRPRAVA
- a CDS encoding YHS domain-containing (seleno)protein; translated protein: MKRFALAALVAVATVPAMAGEQYVNSTGYANSGYDVVAYFELEQAPVGGEQPPAVPGSSEFTATYNGATFAFADAQNLARFEADPQKYAPQYDGHCAYGVTKGGKVPGNPNLWRIVDGKLYLNITPNVVSFWEEDVPGNLAVSEEKWPAIESGAASTMAIPKFTPAAPNT
- a CDS encoding pyridoxamine 5'-phosphate oxidase family protein; translated protein: MSDAQDLKDKFWDTLDDSPFVMLGLAGVDEAHTQPMTAQFDDDLPDRVYFYTNRQNRLVKALTATHAGVLNFSAKGHDLFACIHGTLAIDNDRAVIEKFWSPVVSAWFEKGKDDPDLTLLRFDLGKAQIWKAGTGEFLHYMTAALLGRNADEAAKGDVVETTF
- a CDS encoding CoxG family protein, giving the protein MEFSGEKVISASQERVYDALHDPVVLRQALPGIQSLNKVEDDKYDLSATLKIGAFRPTFHGVVELYNQDRPSGYSLRGRADSANGIALGSAHVALAAIDADTTNLAYHISVELDGQLGNVEVLRLETTARTLTGEFFSRLQMILDGESVPRKDEIPADPEPVAPPEHLADAVKTVTPTYASTDATGGYVLAPQPSAPAGYEHLSTPSTSMETHSGPTAAALETDGFAGLPRRNRPVETTNSEGGIGRWIAVIIGLVLIAALLNNNF
- a CDS encoding cupin domain-containing protein, translating into MAVTDAPGDEQTFTYSHESTTSFKTGLRPYASYRDLGMAKGTNGRATAHVIRFHPPCTDDVRIWHTHDIEFQMVYVLKGWVVAEMEGHAPEKMTVGSAWMQPPNIRHRLVDYSDDCELLEVVLPADFDTELA
- a CDS encoding TerB family tellurite resistance protein; this encodes MLRTLTDWLGRLTEAGQPEEGFSVADPRLSVAAILVHIIAVDGIVTEEEKAGLNTVLREHYGLSEAETKDLIAEAERRDDEAVDLYSFTSILKRELDEEGRRQVVLMMWEMVYADGVVSEFEDNIVWRVAELIGVSSRDRVTLRKEIEERQAKGQ
- a CDS encoding bifunctional 2-polyprenyl-6-hydroxyphenol methylase/3-demethylubiquinol 3-O-methyltransferase UbiG is translated as MGTSLTLGPNGRLSPNGMPPRCASCGALERHRAFRTVFDAVAPVLRGLGVLQFSPDPCAPREPFATFEVSEYDGPNHLDMAAIDRPDAAYDLVIANHVLEHVEDDIAALTEMARVAGPEGLVFLSVPDLLRVRRTKEYGYPRADKYGHWRLYGPDIVERWRRAVPDWQGLGVVAHDPVTAEPDRATILSRAPARLVPLRSALQAAGLDVFDAFAETPAL